The following coding sequences are from one Nymphalis io chromosome 17, ilAglIoxx1.1, whole genome shotgun sequence window:
- the LOC126774957 gene encoding protein bicaudal D isoform X2 yields MSEGEELRHELERVVSERDRLLAESSELGADKATRESERAALRAELREARQREQRLLLDIGDLEDENISLQKQVSALRSSQVEFEGLKHEVRQLREEAEIARAAADETAALRRIAERQLAEALEALQAEREAKFAAKKELDAHISREAQFNITNLAYSIRGMPEEGADDDGEAGASGAGDLSAADHHADLFSEVHLHEISRLEKQLEQAHNENSQLSSSLRTAQTTAESESAAAGVLRAGLTRVSSRVAALHALHGDCAPLEDDKAEGGVASRAAKWLTWWRVSGGELGALLAALRELDAPPDGSPAALQRAQLAQLSDRVADAELRCAALQADADLLRTLAGGAGRALSSAAPALASAAETLAALYHHVCAVNGTQPERVLLEHAGQTDGAGGEGRGIDDEALALAAGELEGLRAAGLVARSADTLLDQLTHLRAALDTALDSRHRHQPVMETEERGAEMAEMQEQVIKLKSLLSTKREQIATLRTVLKSNKNTAEVALANLKSKYETEKTIVTETMLKLRNELRLLKEDAATFSSLRAMFAARCEEYVTQVDELTQALSSAEEEKKTLNQLLRLAVQQKLSLTQRLEELEVDREMRTRRVPKAGGGARARGRDF; encoded by the exons ATGAGTGAAGGTGAAGAG TTACGACACGAATTAGAACGGGTGGTCAGTGAACGCGATCGTCTGCTTGCGGAGAGTTCAGAGCTCGGCGCAGACAAAGCGACACGAGAGTCTGAAAGAGCGGCTCTACGAGCCGAGCTCAGAGAAGCGAGACAAAGGGAGCAACGTCTTCTGCTTGACATAGGGGATTTAGAAGACGAAAATATATCTTTGCAAAAGCAGGTGTCAGCGTTACGGTCCTCACAG GTGGAATTTGAAGGGCTTAAACATGAGGTGCGACAACTGCGTGAAGAGGCAGAAATTGCGCGGGCAGCTGCTGACGAGACGGCAGCGCTTCGGCGTATTGCTGAAAGACAGCTGGCGGAGGCGCTGGAAGCGCTACAAGCCGAGCGAGAAGCCAAGTTCGCGGCGAAGAAAGAATTAGACGCGCATATCAGTAGAGAAGCTCAATTCAATATTACGAACTTGGCGTACAGTATACGAG GTATGCCAGAAGAAGGCGCAGACGACGACGGCGAGGCGGGCGCATCCGGCGCCGGAGACCTCAGCGCCGCGGACCACCACGCAGACCTCTTCTCCGAGGTGCACTTACACGAGATATCACGGCTCGAGAAGCAGCTCGAACAAGCGCACAACGAAAAC TCGCAACTATCGAGCTCGCTCCGCACGGCGCAAACGACCGCGGAGAGCGAGAGCGCCGCGGCCGGAGTGCTGCGCGCCGGCCTCACGCGCGTGTCGTCGCGCGTCGCCGCGCTGCACGCGCTGCACGGGGACTGCGCGCCGCTG GAGGACGACAAGGCGGAGGGGGGCGTGGCGTCGCGCGCGGCCAAGTGGCTGACGTGGTGGCGCGTGTCGGGCGGGGAGCTGGGCGCGCTGCTGGCCGCGCTGCGGGAACTGGACGCGCCGCCCGACGGCTCGCCCGCCGCGCTGCAGCGCGCACAGCTGGCGCAGCTCAGCGACCGCGTGGCCGACGCGGAATTGCGCTGCGCGGCGCTGCAGGCCGACGCCGACTTACTGCGCACGCTCGCCGGTG GCGCGGGTAGAGCGCTGTCTTCTGCGGCGCCAGCTCTCGCCTCGGCGGCGGAGACGCTGGCGGCGCTGTACCACCACGTGTGTGCCGTCAACGGCACTCAGCCCGAGCGAGTGCTGCTCGAACACGCGGGACAGACGGACG GTGCAGGAGGTGAAGGCCGCGGCATAGACGACGAGGCGCTGGCGCTGGCGGCGGGCGAGTTGGAGGGGCTGCGGGCGGCGGGGCTAGTGGCGCGCTCGGCCGACACGCTGCTGGACCAGCTCACACACCTGCGCGCCGCGCTCGACACCGCGCTTGACTCGCGACACCGTCACCAGCCAG TAATGGAGACGGAGGAGCGCGGCGCGGAGATGGCGGAGATGCAGGAGCAAGTCATCAAGCTCAAGTCCTTGCTGTCCACCAAGCGCGAACAGATCGCCACCCTGCGCACCGTACTCAAGTCCAACAAGAACACCGCCGAAGTGGCGCTCGCCAACCTCAAGTCCAAATACGAGACCGAGAAGACCATCGTCACCGAGACTATGCTCAAGCTGCGCAACGAGCTACGGCTGCTCAAAGAAGACGCTGCCACCTTCTCAA GTTTGCGTGCTATGTTCGCGGCGAGATGCGAGGAGTACGTCACGCAGGTCGACGAGCTCACGCAGGCGCTCTCCAGCGCCGAGGAGGAGAAGAAGACTCTCAACCAGCTGTTGCGTCTCGCCGTGCAACAAAAACTCTCGCTCACGCAACGCCTCGAGGAACTAGAG GTGGACCGCGAGATGCGCACGCGGCGCGTGCCCaaggcgggcggcggcgcgcgcgcgcgggGCCGCGACTTCTAG